In Campylobacter porcelli, the sequence TAACTCTTTTGTGGCTGTATTCATCGCAGTAAAGTAGATGTAAATCCAAATTTATTTGCAGCAGCTTGGAGATCTTCGATGGTATCAATACCAATGCTACTACTATTTATCTCAAGCATAGCTATATTTTTGCCACTTGATAAGGCTCTTAATTGCTCTAATTTCTCTATATTTTCAAGCTCTTTAGTAGTAAGTGAGCAAAACCTAGCTAAGGTATCTACGCTATAGCCATAGATCCCAATATGTGCTTTATATAGATCGCAACGACTCCTTGGATATGGGATTAGTGAGCGTGAGAAGTATATGGCGTAATCATCTTTATCGGTTATTACCTTGACTAAATTTGGGTTTTTAGCCTCTTCATAGCTAGTAAATTTCAAGCAACTAGTCATAAAAGCCCCATCTTTGATTCTTTGAGTGGTGAAGTCTTTAAATTTAATTAGATTTTTCTCTTCGAAAAATGGCTCATCGGCTTGTAGATTTATCACAATATCATCGCTATTTAAATTTAGCTTTTTAGCCGCTTCGTTGATTCTATCAGTGCCACTATTGTGCTCTTTGCTTGTCATTATGGCTTTTATTCCAAATT encodes:
- the kdsB gene encoding 3-deoxy-manno-octulosonate cytidylyltransferase, which gives rise to MIIIPARLASTRFANKILADIGGIPMFIKTAKLASKCDEVAIACDDENIAQIATKFGIKAIMTSKEHNSGTDRINEAAKKLNLNSDDIVINLQADEPFFEEKNLIKFKDFTTQRIKDGAFMTSCLKFTSYEEAKNPNLVKVITDKDDYAIYFSRSLIPYPRSRCDLYKAHIGIYGYSVDTLARFCSLTTKELENIEKLEQLRALSSGKNIAMLEINSSSIGIDTIEDLQAAANKFGFTSTLLR